The DNA window TTTCAGTTGTAATTTTTTCTTTTTCTATATAGTGTTCGTATTTGGTGACAATTTCTACTTGTTCTTTTTCCTCGTTAGAATAGTTCTTTAAAACCTCATATATGTCTGGAATAAGATGAGCAATAGTATCTATATTTATTTCAGAACGCTTTAAGAGGTTGATAAGAGGAGTTTTTTCTTTTATGGGGGAGGTGTTGAAAGGCACCAGAGCATTATTGAGTTCTTCGGGAGAAAATTTGGTATCCGTAAGGTACTCTGTAATTTTTTTGATATTACTTATTTTTTTGTGAAGTATTTGTAATCGCTTATCAGATGCTAGTCCTATTGTATGCCCTAATTGTGTTAACCTTACATCTGCATTGTCTTGTCTTAAAAGTATTCTATATTCTGCTCTTGATGTGAACATTCTATAAGGTTCATCTGTGCCTTTGGTTACTAAATCATCAATAAGGACACCAATATATGCATCGGATCGTTTTAGTATAAAAGTAGGTTTTTCGGTTACTTTCAGATGTGCATTTATTCCAGCTATTAATCCTTGACAAGCAGCTTCTTCATAGCCCGTAGTTCCATTTATTTGTCCTGCAAAGTAGAGGTTTTCAATAATTTGTGTTTCTAAAGTAAGTTTTAATTGTGTGGATGGAAAATAGTCATATTCTATAGCATATCCAGGTCTAAACATTTTCATGTTTTCAAATCCGGGAATTTTTTGTAATGCTTTGTATTGTACATCTTCAGGCAATGAGGTAGAGAATCCATTTACATATATTTCTACTGTATTCCATCCTTCTGGTTCTACAAAAATTTGATGTCTTTCTTTATCGGCAAATCTGTTAATTTTATCTTCCACAGAAGGGCAGTATCGTGGTCCTATTCCTTGTATTCTCCCTGCAAAAAGAGGAGATTTATCAAACCCTGTTTTAAGAATATTATGTACGTTTTCGTTTGTATAAGTGATAAAGCAGCTGCGTTGTTTCTTAAGAGGTTTTGTTTCGTCTATGTAAGAAAATTTACTGGGATGTTCATCTCCTTTTTGTTCTTCCATTTTTTCGTAGTGGAGTGATCTTCCGTCTACTCTTGGAGGGGTTCCTGTTTTCATCCTACCTGATTGAAAGCCCAAAGATATTAATTGTTCCGTTATTCCCGTAGAAGATCTTTCTGCA is part of the Chitinophagaceae bacterium genome and encodes:
- the mnmG gene encoding tRNA uridine-5-carboxymethylaminomethyl(34) synthesis enzyme MnmG, which gives rise to MFDKYDVIVVGAGHAGCEAAHAAASMGSKVLLITMNMQTIAQMSCNPAMGGIAKGQIVREIDALGGMSGIVSDKSMIQFRMLNKSKGPAVWSPRSQNDRMLFASEWRYALEANKNIDFWQEMVTEILVKDKKAIGVKTPLGVEIFSKTVILTNGTFLNGVIHIGEKKMGGGRTAERSSTGITEQLISLGFQSGRMKTGTPPRVDGRSLHYEKMEEQKGDEHPSKFSYIDETKPLKKQRSCFITYTNENVHNILKTGFDKSPLFAGRIQGIGPRYCPSVEDKINRFADKERHQIFVEPEGWNTVEIYVNGFSTSLPEDVQYKALQKIPGFENMKMFRPGYAIEYDYFPSTQLKLTLETQIIENLYFAGQINGTTGYEEAACQGLIAGINAHLKVTEKPTFILKRSDAYIGVLIDDLVTKGTDEPYRMFTSRAEYRILLRQDNADVRLTQLGHTIGLASDKRLQILHKKISNIKKITEYLTDTKFSPEELNNALVPFNTSPIKEKTPLINLLKRSEINIDTIAHLIPDIYEVLKNYSNEEKEQVEIVTKYEHYIEKEKITTEKINQFENLKIDPHFDYHKIIALSNESRQKLLQLKPETIGQATRISGVSPSDISILLVYMGR